A genomic stretch from Desulfolutivibrio sulfodismutans DSM 3696 includes:
- a CDS encoding FAD-dependent oxidoreductase — MATHTSTTIHISGHEDGRRVESRILEERIQRAVTQGARDLAIEAHGQHGLGGRLWISEKEPITVAITGSTGQRVGAMGFPNTRIEVLGPASDDVGWLNAGAEIVVHGNASNGVANAMAQGKVMIGGNIGSRGMTMTKANPRFTQPELWVLGSTGDSFAEFMAGGTAVVCGHNPQDPENVLGFRPCVGMVGGRIFVRGPHKGFSQKDAKLEPISDADWDWLTTNLRGFLKAVHRPELLDALTVRDQWLLIVAKSPYEKANSARRSMSAFRSQVWDRELGLGGLIGDLTPLDRSPIPLIVTGELRRYVPVWENKRHKAPCQSSCPTGIPVQERWQLIRDGHVDEAVDLAMAYTPFPATVCGYLCPHLCMQGCTRTTKSMLPVDITFLGKAGVSSKVPPLPELSGKKVAVIGGGPAGISAAWQIRLQGHEAVVYDMDEVLGGKISSAIPSTRIPKEVVEAELTRIRQVLPHVHLKHKLTRDEFQNIVDTNDFTVLAVGAQKPRVLPVPGADKAIPALTFLKLAKKGEAKPGKRLVIVGAGNVGCDVATEAARFGAEDITLIDIQKPAAFGKEKVDAEAVGAKFRWPCFTKEITSEGLVLTTGEVIPADTVIFSIGDQPDLNFLPDAIATNRGYVVVNELGQTSESKVFAIGDIVKPGLLTDAIGMGRKAALTIGDMLAGRRPTPDTREMIAYSRVKLEYFDPRIPSFSDMGHCASECSSCGSCRDCGLCEAICPRGAISRNALEGKKFEMVCDPDKCIGCGFCAGVCPCGVWSMTPNTPMG; from the coding sequence ATGGCGACACATACTTCGACGACCATCCACATCAGCGGCCATGAGGACGGACGCCGCGTGGAATCGCGCATCCTTGAGGAACGCATCCAACGCGCCGTCACGCAAGGCGCCCGCGACCTGGCCATAGAGGCCCACGGCCAGCACGGCCTGGGCGGACGCCTGTGGATTTCCGAAAAAGAGCCCATCACCGTGGCCATCACCGGTTCGACCGGACAGCGCGTCGGGGCCATGGGCTTTCCCAACACCCGCATTGAGGTGCTGGGACCGGCCTCGGACGATGTGGGCTGGCTCAACGCCGGGGCCGAGATCGTGGTCCACGGCAACGCCTCCAACGGCGTCGCCAACGCCATGGCCCAGGGCAAGGTCATGATCGGCGGCAACATCGGCTCCCGGGGCATGACCATGACCAAGGCCAACCCCCGGTTTACCCAGCCCGAACTGTGGGTGCTCGGCTCCACCGGCGATTCCTTCGCCGAGTTCATGGCCGGCGGCACGGCCGTGGTCTGTGGCCACAACCCCCAGGATCCCGAAAACGTCCTGGGCTTTCGTCCCTGCGTGGGCATGGTCGGCGGACGCATCTTCGTGCGCGGCCCCCACAAGGGCTTTTCCCAGAAGGACGCCAAGCTTGAACCCATAAGCGATGCGGACTGGGACTGGCTGACCACCAACCTGCGCGGCTTCCTCAAGGCCGTGCATCGCCCGGAACTGCTCGACGCCCTCACCGTGCGCGACCAATGGCTGCTCATTGTGGCCAAAAGCCCCTACGAGAAGGCCAACTCCGCAAGGCGTTCCATGTCCGCCTTCCGCTCCCAGGTCTGGGACCGCGAACTGGGCCTGGGAGGGCTTATCGGCGACCTGACCCCGCTTGACCGCAGCCCCATCCCGCTGATCGTCACCGGCGAACTTCGCCGCTACGTGCCCGTGTGGGAAAACAAACGCCACAAAGCCCCCTGCCAGTCCAGCTGCCCCACGGGCATCCCCGTCCAGGAACGCTGGCAACTCATCCGGGACGGCCATGTGGACGAGGCCGTGGACCTGGCCATGGCCTACACCCCCTTCCCGGCCACCGTGTGCGGCTACCTGTGCCCCCACCTGTGCATGCAGGGCTGCACCCGCACCACCAAAAGCATGTTGCCCGTGGACATCACCTTTCTGGGCAAGGCCGGGGTTTCCAGCAAAGTCCCCCCCCTTCCCGAACTCTCCGGCAAAAAGGTGGCGGTCATCGGCGGCGGTCCGGCGGGCATCTCCGCCGCCTGGCAGATCCGCCTCCAGGGACACGAGGCCGTGGTCTACGACATGGACGAGGTGCTGGGCGGCAAGATCTCCTCGGCCATCCCCAGCACCCGCATCCCCAAAGAGGTCGTGGAGGCCGAACTGACGCGCATCCGCCAGGTGCTGCCCCACGTCCACCTCAAGCACAAACTCACCCGGGATGAATTCCAAAACATCGTCGACACCAACGACTTCACCGTGCTGGCCGTGGGCGCGCAAAAGCCCCGCGTGCTGCCCGTGCCGGGCGCGGACAAGGCCATCCCGGCCCTGACGTTTTTAAAGCTCGCCAAAAAAGGCGAGGCCAAACCCGGCAAGCGCCTGGTCATCGTCGGCGCGGGCAACGTGGGCTGCGACGTGGCCACCGAGGCCGCCCGATTCGGGGCCGAGGACATCACGCTGATCGACATCCAGAAGCCCGCCGCCTTCGGCAAGGAAAAAGTCGACGCCGAGGCCGTTGGCGCGAAATTCCGCTGGCCCTGCTTCACCAAGGAGATCACGTCCGAGGGCCTGGTCCTGACCACCGGCGAGGTCATCCCGGCCGATACCGTCATCTTCTCCATCGGCGACCAGCCGGACCTGAACTTTCTGCCCGACGCCATCGCCACCAACCGGGGCTACGTGGTGGTCAACGAACTGGGACAGACCTCCGAATCCAAGGTCTTCGCCATCGGCGACATCGTGAAACCCGGCCTTCTGACCGACGCCATCGGCATGGGCCGCAAGGCCGCCCTGACCATCGGCGACATGCTGGCCGGACGCCGCCCCACCCCGGATACCCGGGAAATGATCGCCTATTCGCGCGTCAAACTCGAATACTTCGACCCGCGCATCCCCTCCTTCTCTGATATGGGACACTGCGCCTCGGAATGCTCCTCCTGCGGCTCCTGCCGGGACTGCGGCCTGTGCGAGGCCATCTGTCCG